The segment CCGCATCAAGTGAGGGTTTAAACTCTCCGGCTTCAATTTTAGATTGAATCCAGCTGCGTTCCTGAGGCTGTACAATATGAGAAAATTCAAAAGCAACTTTATCGGTATACAGGGATTTCAAATAAGAAATCGCTTCTAAACCGTTCGTAATGCCTTGTGGTGCATCATTAAGCAAGAGCGAAACAGGAACTTCTTTCAAATCCTGTTCATTCAAACCGTAAGTCGAAGGCTCTAAACGTGTCGTGTCTTTTGGCTGATCGTTCAGCGGATAGATATCTGAAGCCAAATGGCCATGGGAACGAATGGCTTCTGCCAGCTGAATTGCAGCCAATACTTTTCCGAATTTGTTCGTCTCAATGCCTGCAGCGGCCGTTTCAGCAGGAGCTGCAGCACGTGGAGTCACGTCGATTGGTGGACCGTATTGTCTGAAAAGGTCCGCGAATTCCGGATCAAGCAGTTCCGGAGATTCTTGATAAAGGTCATACATTTCCATAATATATCCAAGGTTTGGACCGGTGATGGAATTCCATGGGGATTTTGCATCTGAATATTTGCTAGACATTAAAAAACCTCCAGATATTTGCCTTATGGCAGTCACTTTTGTTATATGTGTATCTCCCTTATCTTAGCATGCATCCCCTTATACATAAAGGAGAATGCGCTTCCAGCAAGGCGGAGAACGAATTTCCATTTCAATCTTACTACTTCCAGAAAAAAAAACAATGATTTTCCGTGAAAATATTCACATATTAAAATTTGAAGCGCTTTCACGATGATTTCATATGTCAATTAGTCGGAATTCCAGTCCTAAAGCGGGTTTTCCGTATAAAACATCACCTGGTTTTTGCCATTTCTTTTTGCCTCGTACAAAGCATTATCAGCATAAATGACCAGCTGGTCGAAATCCGTCGCTTGTCTTGGATAAAGCGCAATCCCCATCGAAGCAGTCGGGGCGAAATGGCAATCTTGTATTTCCCATCCCTTTTGCAAATTATTTTTTATGCGTTCGACAATTTGGCAGATTTGAAATTCTGCCTGTTCCGGATCTATTCCGGTTAAAGCAATCAAAAATTCATCGCCGCCTATTCGTGCCACCCTATCTTTTTTACGGATACTTTTCTGAATGGCTTGGCCAAACTGATAAAGAAATTCATCGCCTGTATCGTGGCCATACTGGTCATTGATCAACTTGAAATCATCGCCGTCGATAAATAGCACCGCTATCCATTCTTCAGCAGCGTCAACGTTCTTTTTCATACGGGCAAATTCTTGTACTATCGAAATTCTATTCGGCAATTTGGTTAAGCTGTCATGATAAGCCATAAAACGGAGCTGCTCTTCAAGTTCTTTCCGGTCCGTAATATCAAACAATATGCCGAGAACCTGGAAAATTTGGCCGTCAACATCAATCAACGGTATTAGAGTGGCATCTACCCAAAAACCTTCCCTTGTCTTTTTCAGGCTTTTCAATTCACCGCGCCAGATTGAACCGCTCAAGATTTTCTGCTGTATTTTTTCATATTGCTCTACCGATGAAACTGATGTGCCGATCTCATTGATATCCATCCCGATCAACTCGTGAATTTCATAACCGGTAATTTGCTTGAAATTCTCATTGGCAAATTGAATAATTCCATCTGGCTCCCAAATCGCAACGGATGCTGCATAATTTAACGCGACTTTATAGCTTTCCAGAATATTTACGGTTTTTTCCAATTCTTCTTTCAGCTTCGCTACTTTGGTCAATTCCCTCATAACAATTTGAAATGCCCGGATCTTGCCATTTTCTATAATTGGAGTATAGATGCCGGAAAACTCATGATTTGTTCCATCGCTTTTTTGGTAAGTGAAAACAGCTGAGTGGATAGGCTGGCCAATTTCATACGCATCGAGACGCTGTTTCATTTCTTTAAACATTTTCTTGATGGCAATGGGCAAATCATCAAATGATTTGCCCATCCAGTCTTCCTTGCTGAATCCAAATGCCGTTTCATAAGCAGGATTTATATCAAGAATCGTGTAATCCGACGTAATCATCAGCATAGGGTCAATCGTATTTTGAATCAGTGATTGATAGAACAGATAATCTTCTTCTGCTTTTTTCTGGCGCGACACGTTTTTGGAAACCGTCAATACATAGATTTCTCCATTCGCATAAATCGGAGTCAAGTGATTTTCAATGGCTGTTTTTTCTAAACTGAATAAATTATAGTCGCGGTAAGTGTGGCTTGTTTTCTTGGTTATGGCTGTTTCGTACTGCTTTTTGATTTCCGCCGCAAGGTCTGGCGGTAAAATTTCATCTATCGTCAGGCCGACCAGATTTCTCCGGAAATTTTTTTCGCACCTGTCGTTGATATATTCATAGATAAAAGTATCACCTGTTTTCCTTAGAAAAAAGACAAGATCCTCTGAATGTCCATATAACAGGTTTAATTGCTCTACTGTAAAAGGGGCCACCATGCACATCTCTCTTTTCTATTTCACAAATTGTTCTGTTACCGATGAAGTTCGTTCTATGAATTTCTCGTAAAGCGCCTGCTCCTGCAAGGGTTCAGACGACAAGAACCCGCTTTTCGCATCGTCTTCCTGCCATTCAAAACGGTGAGTCGACAAATACGTCGCATTGCCGGTCAATCGCAAGCTGAAACTGTCCCCTTCTTTTGCGACGGAACATTTGACCATTCCGCCCGGATTATAGACATTCACGTCCCCGTATGGAGCAAGGCCCGCGAGGCAGCTGACAAGAGCAGAAGCCGTCATCGCCGTGCCGCATGCATTCGTGAAGCCGACACCGCGTTCAAAAGTTTTAACAAAAATGCCGTCTTCCACTTTTGTGACATAGCTGACATTGACGCCGTCTGAGAAATACTCATTTGGCCCATTGAAATATTCCGCCCATTTTTGCTGATGCGCCGGATCGGTCTGGTATTCAGCCGGCACAATGCCGATTAAATGAGGATTCGGCACTGCCACTGCTGTATATGAAATCTCTTCGGAAACAAAAGGCAGCGGCTTCAACAGCCATTCAGATTCTCCGTTATATGCCATTGGCAGATCTGCCAGCTGGAATGAAACCGGCGAAATTTCAACCGCGTACATCGCAATCCCGTCCTGCTCAGTCTGTTCTTTTTTTACATGGAGTGAGGCTTTCATCGTTTCAATTACCCCTTCTTCCAAACCATCCCGCTCGCAAACATAGCGGGCGACACAGCGCAGCCCGTTGCCGCACATGGAAGCTTCAGAGCCATCGCGGTTGATGACCCGCATTTTGGCATTAGCCGTTTCGGATGGCAGAACAACCAGCAAGCCGTCTGTTTGGGGGTCGAGTGATGCCAGCTTAAGCGTCAGTTCTTCGTAATCATTGCGTTCAGCACCATCAAGCATATAAAAAGTATTCATCGAACCATGAACTTTATAAAGTGAAAATTCCATTGTGCCCACCTCTTGCGTATGAAGTTTATTTTTTCTTTGTATAAGATGTAACCAACTTAGCCATTTCATAAGCCGTTTTCGGCGGTTCTGCCAGCGTCATGTTTTCAACAAGCAGCTCTTCATGCAGATGCAGCTTTTTCATTTCTTCAAAAAAGCGTTCTGGGCTAAGATCTTCTTCTTCCACCACATGGGCAAACCCTTGCTGCTTGAATAATTGGGCATTCAAAATCTGATCGCCGCGGCTTTGCTGTTTGGATAAAGGAATCAGCAGCATCGGTTTTTTAAGTGCTAAAAATTCGAAAATCGAATTCGAACCGGCACGTGAAACCACAAAGTCCGTCATATGCAGCAGATGCGGCAATTCGCTGGTTACGTATTCAAATTGGCAATAATTCGGAACGTTTTTCAGGCTGTCGTCCACATTGCCTTTTCCGCATAAATGGATGACATTGTATTCCACCAGAAGCGCCGTTAAATTTGTGCGGATCGCTTCGTTGATCACTGCAGAGCCTTGGCTGCCGCCCATGACCAATAAAACCGGAAAGTCATTGTCAAATTTGCAAAGCTCTTTCCCAATTTCTGCAGAGCCTTCCATTAATTCGCTGCGGATTACCGAGCCGGTGCACGTCGATTTTTCTTTCGGCAAATGCTTTAAGGTTTCTGTGAATACCGTAAAGATATGATCGGCGAACGGCATAGCGATTTTGTTTGCCAAGCCAGGCGTGACATCTGATTCATGAATGATGACAGGGACTGACATGGCTCTTCCTGCCATCGCGACCGGCACCGAAACAAAACCGCCTTTTGAAAAAATGGCCGCCGGTTTGGTTTTTCGGATGACGTTAAGCGCTTGGAAAAAGCCTGTTCCGACACGGAACGGATCCGTGAAATTTTTCATTGAAAAATAACGGCGCAATTTCCCGCTTGCTATTGGATGGTATGCAACTTCCGGATGTCCATCTTTGATTAATTCACTTTCAATGCCGTCTTTTGAGCCGATGTATTCTACATTAAAATTCATTTTCAACAATTCCGGAATCAAAGCCTGGTTCAGCGATACGTGGCCCGCTGTCCCTCCTCCGGTTAATAAGATCGTTCTTTTATTCATTTCTTGGCCTACTCTCTATTGTCTTAAAATTGCACATTCATCTTTTCGGAAGCGTTCTGCCGCCCCGCGTCTTCTATGCTATACTTATTTTTATTTGTTTAAATTGCTAATGGATTATTGGAGGACGGAACATGTTTGAAACGAAGACAAAAGCGGAAAAATTTCGGATGCTGATTAAAATTGTTTTTCCAATCCTGGTTACGCAAGTGGCGATGTACTTAGTCACATTTTTTGATATTTATATGACTGCCCGGTACAGCACTGAAGATCTGGCGGGCGTTTCGATCGGTTCCTCTTTTTGGGTGCCAGTTTATATCGGACTAGCAGGAATCCTCATGTCCATCACTCCAATTGTAGCACAATTAATGGGCGCCAAGAAAAAAGAAGAGGTAAAAGATGCGGTCCAGCAGGGAATTTATCTGGCGGTCATTTTAGCATTAATCGTTTTCATCTTTTTCTTTTTTAGTATTGAGCCTCTTCTCAGCCTGATTAATTTAGAGCCGGCTGTTGCGTCAGTAGCGAAAAATTATATTTTCGCCATGAGTTTCGGGCTCGTCCCTTTATTTGTTTATAATGCGCTGCGCTGCTATATTGACGCGCTCGGCTCGACGCGCATTTCCATGTTCATCTCATTGCTGTCTGCTCCAATCAATGTATTCTTCAATTACCTGCTGATCTATGGCAACTTCGGTTTTCCGGAACTCGGAGGCGTCGGTGCCGGTTATGGCTCTGCCATTACCTATTGGCTCGTGATGTTGATCGCCGTCTGGATCATCCATACGCGAAAACCGTTTAAGTCATTCAATATTTTCCGGGGATGGGCTAAGCTGTCGTTTATCCGGCTCAGCGAAATCAGCCTGATTGGCGTCCCGATCGGCATTGCCATCTTTGCAGAAACCAGTATTTTTTCAGCTGTCACGCTGATGATGAGCACGTATGGCACAATTACGATTGCTGCGCACCAAATTGCCATCAATTTCACTTCACTGCTGTATATGCTGCCGCTCAGCATATCTATGGGAGCGACAATCCTGGTCGGTTTTGAAGTCGGGGCAAAACGATTCAATGATGCCAGGCAATACAGTTGGATCAGCGTTGCAGCCGCTGTCGGATTCAGCTTTGTTTCTGCATTTATCCTGTTTTCAATGCGCCATCAAATTGCGGGGTTGTATACATCAGACCCTGCAGTTATCCAGTTAGCTGTACAATTCCTGATTTTCGCCGCACTGTTCCAATTATCAGATGCCGTACAAGCTCCAGTGCAAGGAGCACTGCGCGGCTACAAGGATGTCAACATCACTTTTGTCATGGCGCTGATTTCGTATTGGGTGATCGGTTTGCCGGTCGGCTACCTTCTTTCAACTTTTACTGGCTTCGAAGCATTCGGTTATTGGATCGGCTTAATCGCCGGATTGACAGCTGGAGCCATTACGTTATCGTTCCGGCTTAATGTTATACAAAAAAAGATTGCAGCTCATTGAGCTGCAATCTTTTAGATTGTTGAGAAACTCGTATGTTCTTTTTTCATTTCGCTCCAGGGCGGACGCTTTCCGTGGGGTGTGGCCCTAAGCCTCCTCGCTCGCTGGCGAAGACCGTGTGCTCCTGCATCGCTGCGCTAGCTTCGTCGCAAATGAATGGGGCAAACTGCTTTTGCCCCATTCATTCCCTGCGGGGTCTCAGGACTCACACTATTCCCGCAGGAAAGGCATCAGCCAACCATAGTTGGGTGGTGCCTTTGCGACGAAGCGCCTGGCGCTGCAGGAGCACATCTTTGCCCTTCGCCGCCTTTCGCTGCATTCAGCTTTCTTTAATTATCTTAGATTGTTCTCTAAAACAATGAATGTTTGAGAAAGCCTTCTATTCTTTGTTTTGCTCACTAGATAGGGGGGCAAACAGCGAGAGAAAACCGCACCGCTCCTGTCTCTGCATCGCTGCACTAGCTTCGAGACATGAATGGGCGTTGCAGCGTTACACACTTCGTCGCAAAGACATTGGCCTCACAGCTGGTTGGCAGAATATCGGTTAAGGCATGACTACTAATACAAATTTTAACTTTCTCAACAAATAAAAAGATTGCGGCTCACGGAGCCGCAATCTTTTTATATAACATCGATAAAGCTGTTTTTTCTTCTTCCGTCAAAAGGGATTGTTCGATGCGCGTTAAAGCGATGTCCAATTTTTCCTGCTTTGTTTTCCGGACTCTCGGGTGCGTCAGTTCATCGTTGAGTTCAATCAGGATTTTCTGCTCCAGCTGTTCCAGACTGCTGATTGTACCCACATCAGTCCGGTTTGGCCATAATTTTTGGTAAGCTTCAATCATGGCAGCTCAATTCCTTCGAGGTTCTCTCCGATGACGACAATCTGTGTCCGCATCTTCAAGTATTCCGGCAGCCATTGCGCCATGCCGTATGCATATTGAAAGGCATGCGGGTATTTGTCTCCTTCAAGCGGCACATAGCCTTTAATCCGGAAAACTGAATCCGGCAGTGAACGCAGCCACTCCTCGAAAACTTCACGTTTTACCGGTTGTTGAAAATCGAAAACTTTTGTATTCAGATTTAATTTTGATACAGGCGCTTTTTCTACGGCTCCTGTTTGAGCGGCGGAAATTTTCTGCAGCGCCGAAAAAGGAACTTTTGACTGCACCGTTTGAATGATTTGCGCAGCCGGATTTAATCCCTGCACTTCAAATGTCACTTTCGCCTGTTCCGCTTCGGTCAATAAATCCATTTTATTGGCTAATATCAAGTCGGCATGCCGGATTTGCTCCAGATACAACGAGCGGATTTGAGGAGACAGTTTATCGCGGTCGAGCCAGCGCTTGCTATCAGCGACCGTAATAATTCCCTTAAACGTTAAACGCTCGGCAAAAAGCGGAGAAAAGATAGCGTCTAATGCTTCGACAGGATGGGCAGCACCCGTTGTTTCAATCAACAGCACATCAAAGTCTTCTTCTGCCATTAATGTTTGCAATTGCGCTTCTGATTTTTCAGACCCGGTGCAGCAGATGCAGCCATCCAAAAGCTCTTTCAGCGGCACACCGTCTTCTACTGCATCCGAATCGAAATTCATTTCACCCAGTTCGTTCATAAATACTGCCGGTTTGAGTCCCGCATCTTTTGCTTGCTGAATCACATGCTTTAATAATGTGGTTTTTCCGCTCCCTAAAAACCCGCTAAATAAATAAACGTCAATCATCAAATATCCCTCCATTTATATGCCGTAAGAAAAGGCCCGCAAATTGCGGGCCATTTTTGTTATTCTTTCGGTTCTTCTTCAGATGATTCTTCAGAAGTTTCAGCTTTGATTCCAGCTTCTTCCATTACAAGTTTTTTCGCTGCCAAAAGCTGAGGATCTTCTTTGTCGATTTTTTCGCTCAAAGCTTTCATAATAGCGAATGTCGTATCTCCAGTCACGATGCCGGTTGCTTCAAGTTCCTGTTCTTCCTGGAATTGTTCAACCGCTTCGGTCATATCCTCTTCATAAACGCCGTCCACTTTGCCTACTTTATAGCCAAGCGCCACCAGCATTTGTTCTGCAACTTTGACTTGCTCAGAAATCGTGCCGTCTTTCAATTCAAGTGAGGAATCCAATACTGGCAATGAAGCGTATTCCGGGTACGCCACTTCAACATCCGGTACAATTCCTTTTTCATGAATCCAATTGCCATCAGGCGTCAGCCATTTAGCAGTAGTGAATTTTAAATTGGAACCGTCAGCCAGATCATTCGCTGTCTGTACTGTGCCTTTTCCAAAAGTTTTTTCGCCAACCAGTTTGATATCGGCTGATTCACTCATTGCTCCCGCTAAAATCTCGGATGCAGAAGCACTGCCGCCATCAATCAATAACGTCACAGGCACTTTCACTTTTGTGCTCGGAGAAGACATGTAGATTTCCGGTTCTTCACCTTTGGCTTGGACTTCGAACATTTCTTTTCCTTCCTCAATGAACAAGTTGGAAATATCCAATGCCGTTGTCAGCAAGCCGCCCGGGTTTTGACGGACATCCATCACCATTGCTTTCATGCCTTTTGCTTCCATATCGCTGATCGCTTTCAGCAATTCATCTGAAGTGTTTTCAGAAAAGCTGGTTATTTGGATATGCGCCACTCCGTCGCCAATCATTTCGGCATACACCGTTTCAATCGGAATTTCATCGCGCGTAATTTTGACTTCCAGCGGTTCAGCCATTTCGCCGCGCTGAATCGTCAACGTCACTTCGGTTCCTTTTTCGCCGCGGATCAGCATAACGGCTTCAGTAGCACTGAATCCTTGAATGCTTTCTCCATCGACTTTGAGAATTTTGTCGCCTGGTTTTAATCCTGCTTTTTCAGCCGGAGAGTTTTTTATCGGAGACACAATATTGATAAAGCCGTTACGCTCTTGTATTTCTGCACCGATTCCTTGGAAACTGGATGAAATGCCTTGCGTAAACTGGGCTGCTTCTTCTTCATTCATATAATCAGAATATGGATCTCCCAAAGATTCAACCATACCGTTGATGGCACCGTTGATCAGCACATTGGTGTCTACTTCTTCGTAATATTCCTGCTGTACTTGATCGTAGGCTGCATATAACTTTTCGAATTCACGGCGTTCCGGGGAATTAACTTCCACAGCCTTTTCATCTCCGAAAGTTAAAGCAAATATAGTCAATCCTGCTGTACATAATATCAAGGTGAAGACAAGCATGATAAAATAGAATGTTTTCATCCGGATAAAATGGGCAGGCGCTTCTTCAACAGGCGGAATTTGTTCGTGATTTTCGCCTGGACGCTTTTCATCCATTTCTTTCACCACTTTCATAGTCGAGCTTAAAGCTGTATCGATTTTATCAGGCTTTAGAAAAAATTAAAAGAAAAAGACTGTCAAGACAGTCTTTTCGTTTTACCAAGCATTAACGGAACCAAAAGCTCTGCTGATAAACAGAAATCAGCTGTCCGTTAAAAACCATAGGTTCAACTGGCAGCCAAGAGCATTAGAAACGCTTGGCTGAGTTTACTTTTACTCTTGGATAGCTGCTTCTAATGCTACAACAATCATATCGTTAAACGTTGTCTGGCGTTCTTCAGAAGTTGTCACTTCTCCAGTCAGCAAGTGGTCGCTCACTGTCAGGATAGACAATGCCTGGCGGCCATATTTGGCAGCCAATGTATAAAGTGCTGCTGATTCCATTTCAAGCCCAAGAATTCCGTACTGAGCCCATTTTTCGTGCTCTGCATAGTCATTATAGAAAACATCTTCTGTAAAGACATTGCCCACGCGCAGTTTCAAGCCTTTTTCCAAACCTGCATTATAAGCTTTCAACAACAAATCAAAATTGGCCGTTGGTGCATAATCAATGCCGCCGAAAATAAGTTCATTCATTTTCGAATCTGATGAAGCACTTTGTGCAATGATAACGTCACGAACTTTGACATCTTTGTGAATAGAACCGCAAGTACCGACGCGGATCAATTTTTGTACATCGTACTCATTCATTAATTCAGTAACATAGATAGAAATCGAAGGTGCTCCCATTCCTGTCCCTTGAACAGAAATCCGTTTCCCTTTGTATGTACCTGTATAGCCGAACATGTTGCGGACTTCGTTATAAAGTACAGCATCCTCTAGGAAGTTTTCCGCAATGTATTTCGCACGGAGCGGATCTCCAGGAAGTAAAATCGTATCGGCGATATCGCCTTTTTTTGCATTAATATGAACGCTCATCATAAAACCTCACTTTAATTTAGTCGTACTTATCATACTGTTTTTTCTTAAGGAGTGCAACGCATTGCCTTAAAGCTTTGTATATTCCTCCCACATCGCATCAAAAGTTGAAGCTTTCATGATGGGATGGGCTTTTTCTTCAATGTATCTGGACAGTTTTTCGAAATCTTCCGAGTTTTTCGGGAAGCTGTGATCCAAAAACATAGCGTCGGCAAAACGCGAGAAATCATCCGCATGAAGCTTCCCGCGATATTTTAACGCAAATTGATAAAATGATCGTCTCATTTTCTTCCTCCCCTCTGTTGTGCCATAAGAAAAACGCAGTTGCTGCAGTCCGGACATAAAAAACCCGGACAGCTGTCCGGGTCTTCAGTTATTCAAACAACTGCTTGTATTCGGAGTAACCTTCCGCATCCAGCTGGTCTTTAGGAACAAAACGCAGCGCCGCGGAGTTGATGCAATAACGCATGCCGCCAAGAGAAGACGGACCATCCGGGAACAGATGCCCTAAATGGGAATCCGCAGTCGCGCTGCGCACTTCTGTTCTTCTCATGCCATGGCTCGTGTCAAAATTCTCTTTAATCTCGCTGCCTTCCAACGGCTTGGCAAAAGCCGGCCAGCCGCAATGTGCATCGTATTTATCTTTTGAACTGAATAATGGTTTTCCGGACACAATGTCTACGTAAATGCCTTCTTCAAAGAACTGGTCATATTCTCCTTGAAACGGCGGTTCTGTGCCGTTTTCCTGTGTAACGTGATATTGCATCGGTGTCAATTTCGCTTTTAACTCTTCCTTCATGATTGTCCACCCCAATTTCTTTCGATAAATCCTGCTCTGCCAGAACCGATTGAATAACGGTTGTAGTGAGCCGGGTTTTTCTTATAATAGTCCTGATGGTAATCTTCTGCCAAATAAAATGGCTTGGCTTCAATTATTTTCGTTGCAACCGGTTTTGAAAACTTGCCTGAGCTCTCCAGTTCCTGCTTTGATTTTTCAGCTGCTAACCGCTGCTCTTCCGAATGATAGAAAATAGCGGTCTGATAGGACTGCCCGCGGTCGAAAAACTGGCCGCCTGCATCGGTTGGATCGATTTGTGTCCAAAAAACCTCCAGCAATTTTTCATATGGAAAAACATCGGGCTGAAACGTGATCTGAACCGCTTCGTAATGGCCAGTCGTTTCAGAACATACTTGTTCATAAGTCGGATTTGGCACGTGTCCGCCAGTATAGCCGCTGACTACCGATTCAATTCCATCATTGGAATCGAACGGTTTGATCATACACCAAAAACAGCCGCCCGCAAATGTCGCTTTTTCTGTCTTCATTCCATCACTCCGTTCTTATTGCTGAATGGTAACGCGCAACCGAATATCATCTTCTTTTAAATTAAATGAAGTCGCCTGAACCGATATGCCATCGTCCAACGGAATATCAGTCAGTTTTAACAATACTTGTTCTTCTGTTGGATTAACTTCCATAAATTTAGGAAGATCTACCGAATCCTCTAACAATTTTAACGCAGATTCAGGTGGAATATCCAGCATACCAACTTCCACTGATTTTTGGATCAGCAATAAATTGCCGTCTTCCTGGACAAATGGATCAAACCTCAGCAGGATTGGCAAAGCGACTGAAAACACCTCAAACTCTGTGGACAAGCTGACATCGCCATTTACCGCCAAAGTCAATGGAATCGGCGAGTCGGCCATCGCTTGCTGGATATAGGTGTTCGCTATGCCTTCAAAATCCGATTTAGTTACATTCAGTACAACTGAATTGCCGTCCAATTCTTGTACCGTGTTTGCACTTGCCAAGGAATGGCCTTTCGCTGGAGTGGTAATAAAGATGAAAAATGCCAAAACGGCGACAAGGTTTAGTCCCAGCAGCACAAAAAATGCCAAGCGCCATATTTTCAAAACAATCACTTCCTATTCCTGAAAACTCAAACCGCATTCTTCCATGCGCTCAAGAATCCGTTCTGTCATTAAGTCATACCCTTTGCTGTTTGGATGAAAAAAATCGGTATGATAAACCAGATTGTCATTGCCGATAAACAAATCACTCACCGGCACATAACAAGACAGCGGGTCTGCTTCTGTAATTCCCCTCATTGATTTGTTGTATTCCATGACAATTTCATCGAATTCTTCAACTTCATCCGTAATCAGTGAAAATGGGTTATAGATCCCAATCGTAATGATGGGAACGGTCGGGTTAATTGACCTGATGGAAGCAAAAATAGTTTCATAGCGGTTTTCATAAAATACGAGTTCATCAGCGAAAGCTTCTATATTCAACGAAAACAAATCCCGCTTCACAATCCGCATGATATCATTGCCGCCGATAGTCATGATGACATAGTCCGCTTCTGACAATGGTCCAGTCAATTGTCCTTTTTGGAACATAGCAAGCAGTTGATCACTTCTGCGGCCAGCTTTTGCTGTATTTTCCACAATGGCCCCCCTTACTCCGGGCCAATCACTGATTTCACTGGCCAGCCTGCCGACATAGCCGCCTTTGTTTTCGGTATCGCCCAAACCTTGCGATAAGGAATC is part of the Planococcus shenhongbingii genome and harbors:
- a CDS encoding sensor domain-containing diguanylate cyclase — encoded protein: MVAPFTVEQLNLLYGHSEDLVFFLRKTGDTFIYEYINDRCEKNFRRNLVGLTIDEILPPDLAAEIKKQYETAITKKTSHTYRDYNLFSLEKTAIENHLTPIYANGEIYVLTVSKNVSRQKKAEEDYLFYQSLIQNTIDPMLMITSDYTILDINPAYETAFGFSKEDWMGKSFDDLPIAIKKMFKEMKQRLDAYEIGQPIHSAVFTYQKSDGTNHEFSGIYTPIIENGKIRAFQIVMRELTKVAKLKEELEKTVNILESYKVALNYAASVAIWEPDGIIQFANENFKQITGYEIHELIGMDINEIGTSVSSVEQYEKIQQKILSGSIWRGELKSLKKTREGFWVDATLIPLIDVDGQIFQVLGILFDITDRKELEEQLRFMAYHDSLTKLPNRISIVQEFARMKKNVDAAEEWIAVLFIDGDDFKLINDQYGHDTGDEFLYQFGQAIQKSIRKKDRVARIGGDEFLIALTGIDPEQAEFQICQIVERIKNNLQKGWEIQDCHFAPTASMGIALYPRQATDFDQLVIYADNALYEAKRNGKNQVMFYTENPL
- the dapF gene encoding diaminopimelate epimerase codes for the protein MEFSLYKVHGSMNTFYMLDGAERNDYEELTLKLASLDPQTDGLLVVLPSETANAKMRVINRDGSEASMCGNGLRCVARYVCERDGLEEGVIETMKASLHVKKEQTEQDGIAMYAVEISPVSFQLADLPMAYNGESEWLLKPLPFVSEEISYTAVAVPNPHLIGIVPAEYQTDPAHQQKWAEYFNGPNEYFSDGVNVSYVTKVEDGIFVKTFERGVGFTNACGTAMTASALVSCLAGLAPYGDVNVYNPGGMVKCSVAKEGDSFSLRLTGNATYLSTHRFEWQEDDAKSGFLSSEPLQEQALYEKFIERTSSVTEQFVK
- a CDS encoding undecaprenyldiphospho-muramoylpentapeptide beta-N-acetylglucosaminyltransferase, whose protein sequence is MNKRTILLTGGGTAGHVSLNQALIPELLKMNFNVEYIGSKDGIESELIKDGHPEVAYHPIASGKLRRYFSMKNFTDPFRVGTGFFQALNVIRKTKPAAIFSKGGFVSVPVAMAGRAMSVPVIIHESDVTPGLANKIAMPFADHIFTVFTETLKHLPKEKSTCTGSVIRSELMEGSAEIGKELCKFDNDFPVLLVMGGSQGSAVINEAIRTNLTALLVEYNVIHLCGKGNVDDSLKNVPNYCQFEYVTSELPHLLHMTDFVVSRAGSNSIFEFLALKKPMLLIPLSKQQSRGDQILNAQLFKQQGFAHVVEEEDLSPERFFEEMKKLHLHEELLVENMTLAEPPKTAYEMAKLVTSYTKKK
- a CDS encoding MATE family efflux transporter, with product MFETKTKAEKFRMLIKIVFPILVTQVAMYLVTFFDIYMTARYSTEDLAGVSIGSSFWVPVYIGLAGILMSITPIVAQLMGAKKKEEVKDAVQQGIYLAVILALIVFIFFFFSIEPLLSLINLEPAVASVAKNYIFAMSFGLVPLFVYNALRCYIDALGSTRISMFISLLSAPINVFFNYLLIYGNFGFPELGGVGAGYGSAITYWLVMLIAVWIIHTRKPFKSFNIFRGWAKLSFIRLSEISLIGVPIGIAIFAETSIFSAVTLMMSTYGTITIAAHQIAINFTSLLYMLPLSISMGATILVGFEVGAKRFNDARQYSWISVAAAVGFSFVSAFILFSMRHQIAGLYTSDPAVIQLAVQFLIFAALFQLSDAVQAPVQGALRGYKDVNITFVMALISYWVIGLPVGYLLSTFTGFEAFGYWIGLIAGLTAGAITLSFRLNVIQKKIAAH
- a CDS encoding CobW family GTP-binding protein, which produces MIDVYLFSGFLGSGKTTLLKHVIQQAKDAGLKPAVFMNELGEMNFDSDAVEDGVPLKELLDGCICCTGSEKSEAQLQTLMAEEDFDVLLIETTGAAHPVEALDAIFSPLFAERLTFKGIITVADSKRWLDRDKLSPQIRSLYLEQIRHADLILANKMDLLTEAEQAKVTFEVQGLNPAAQIIQTVQSKVPFSALQKISAAQTGAVEKAPVSKLNLNTKVFDFQQPVKREVFEEWLRSLPDSVFRIKGYVPLEGDKYPHAFQYAYGMAQWLPEYLKMRTQIVVIGENLEGIELP
- a CDS encoding S41 family peptidase; the protein is MDEKRPGENHEQIPPVEEAPAHFIRMKTFYFIMLVFTLILCTAGLTIFALTFGDEKAVEVNSPERREFEKLYAAYDQVQQEYYEEVDTNVLINGAINGMVESLGDPYSDYMNEEEAAQFTQGISSSFQGIGAEIQERNGFINIVSPIKNSPAEKAGLKPGDKILKVDGESIQGFSATEAVMLIRGEKGTEVTLTIQRGEMAEPLEVKITRDEIPIETVYAEMIGDGVAHIQITSFSENTSDELLKAISDMEAKGMKAMVMDVRQNPGGLLTTALDISNLFIEEGKEMFEVQAKGEEPEIYMSSPSTKVKVPVTLLIDGGSASASEILAGAMSESADIKLVGEKTFGKGTVQTANDLADGSNLKFTTAKWLTPDGNWIHEKGIVPDVEVAYPEYASLPVLDSSLELKDGTISEQVKVAEQMLVALGYKVGKVDGVYEEDMTEAVEQFQEEQELEATGIVTGDTTFAIMKALSEKIDKEDPQLLAAKKLVMEEAGIKAETSEESSEEEPKE
- the deoD gene encoding purine-nucleoside phosphorylase produces the protein MSVHINAKKGDIADTILLPGDPLRAKYIAENFLEDAVLYNEVRNMFGYTGTYKGKRISVQGTGMGAPSISIYVTELMNEYDVQKLIRVGTCGSIHKDVKVRDVIIAQSASSDSKMNELIFGGIDYAPTANFDLLLKAYNAGLEKGLKLRVGNVFTEDVFYNDYAEHEKWAQYGILGLEMESAALYTLAAKYGRQALSILTVSDHLLTGEVTTSEERQTTFNDMIVVALEAAIQE
- a CDS encoding YozE family protein translates to MRRSFYQFALKYRGKLHADDFSRFADAMFLDHSFPKNSEDFEKLSRYIEEKAHPIMKASTFDAMWEEYTKL